Genomic DNA from Nitratidesulfovibrio vulgaris str. Hildenborough:
CAACATGCATACCACCCCGGGGTACCCATGCTGCGTAACTATTCCATCGCCACGCGCGTCATTGCGCTACTGGTATTCATGGTCCTGTTCGTCGGCGGCGTCATGGCCGCCTACCATCACACCATCGACAAGGTCTCGGGCCTGGGCGTCGAAGAGACGCAGAAGGTCATGCTCGAACAGGAGAAGATGAAACTCCAGGTGGCCACGCATTCCGCCAGCCTCGCCCTTGGCGAACTCACGGCGCACCTCACCGATGACGAGGCGAAGGTGGCGGCCATCCGCAAGGCCATCGACGGCATCCGCTTCGAGAAGGACAAGTCGGGCTACTTCTTCGTCTACAGGGGCACGGTCAACGTCGCGCTACCGACCAAGAAGGAAGTGCAGGGCAAGGACCTTGGCGGTGCCAAGGACAAGAACAACGTGTTCTACGTCCGCGAACTTTCCCAGCGCGCCGCACAGGGCGGCGGATTCGTCGAGTACGTCTTCGACAAGCCCGGCAAGGGCGACCAGCCCAAGCTTGCCTACGCCGAAGCCATTCCCGGCACCGACTACTGGATAGGCACGGGCGTCTACATCGACAACATCGACGCCACCAAGACCGCCATCAGCAAGGACATGGGCGACGTGGTCGCAGACGAAGTCACGCGCCTGTTCCTCATCATCGCAGCCGTCCTCGTGCTTGGCGTCATTCCGCTGTGTGTGCTCATCATCACTGGTATCGTGCGCCCGTTGCGCGAGGCCACGGGCGCGGCGCAGGGGGTCGCCGCCGGCAACCTCGACATCCGCATCGTGGAACAGGGTCGCGACGAAGTGGCCCAACTTCAGAAGGCCCTCAACAGCATGGTCGCCACACTGCGCACCAACATGGACGACATCAAGGCCAAGGAGGCCGAAGCCAACAGGCAGGCCGATGTCGCCCGTGACGCGGCCCGTCAGGCCGACGAGGCGCGCATGAAGGCCGCAGCAGCCACCAGAGAGGGCATGCTGACAGCGGCGTCACGTCTCGAAGGTGTTGTGAAGCGCATCAACGGTGCAACCAGCGACCTCGAACGCAGGGCCGGAGACATCGACCGCGGCACGGACAACCAGCTTGCCCGCATCGGCGAGACGGCCACCGCCATGGAAGAGATGAACGCCACCGTGCTTGAAGTGGCCCGCAACGCAGGCCGCGCCGCCGAACAGACCGACTCTTCGCGTGCACAGGCCGAGAACGGCGCCGAGATGGTGAGCCGCACCGTGAAGGCCATGGAGGACCTGAAGCAGCTTGCCACGGGGCTGAAGGACAACATGCACCGCCTCGGGCAGCAGTCGGAGGCCATCGGGCATGTCATGAACGTCATCAACGACATCGCCGACCAGACCAACCTGCTGGCCCTCAACGCCGCCATCGAAGCGGCCCGTGCGGGTGAAGCGGGACGCGGCTTCGCCGTCGTGGCCGATGAAGTCCGCAAGCTTGCCGAAAAGACCATGGGTGCGACCAAGGAGGTGGGCGACTCCATCCGCGCCATACAGGGACTGGCCCGCACCAACGTCGACTCCATGGACGAAGCCGTCTCCGCCATCGACGGGGCAGCGCGCCTGTCTTCCTCCTCCGGCGACCTGCTGAAGGAAATCGTCCGCACGGCCCATGACGCCGCAGGGCAGGTACAGGCCATCGTCGCCGCCGCTGAAGAGCAGTCCGCCGCCAGCGAGGAAATCACCCGCAGCGTGGAGGACATCAACCGCATCGCCCGTGACAGCGGCGAACTCATACGCGCCGCCAACAACGACATCCGCGACCTTGCGGAACAGGCCGAAGAGTTGCATCAGCTCATCAACGCACTCAAGAACGACGCATGACGGAACGGCGCACGGCTTGCCGGGGGGTGGCCGTACGCCAGCATGGGGGACGGGGTGAGGCGCACGCCATGCCCACACTCCGGAATGATGAAGAACAGGCGGCGAGGGTGGCGACACCTTCGCCGCCTTCTCGTGTCAGGGGAACGAGGGAGGGACGGGACACGCACCCCGCGCCGATGCCGTCACCCGCGCAACGACGACAGGACACGGCGGCACAGGCTGCGCAGCAGCACGCCGGGGGCGAAGCTCACATCCTTGAGCACACCGGGCACCACGAAGCCCCTCCCGTCGAACGCAGAAGGCCCCTCAAGCGGATAGTCCATGTCGGCGGGGTCTGTACCGGGAAACCCTCTGCGGCGCATCTCGCCCCACAGGGGCACCACAGACGGGTCGAGGCCGATGACCGAACAGCACACGGCATCCAGTGCCGCAGGCGACACCGAGGCCCCCATAAGGCCCAGGCCGAAGGGTTCGCCCCCCGCAGGGCCGGTGACATGCATGCAGGTGACAGCATCGCACAAGGCCGCCACAGGGGGCAATGCCGCGAAGATGTCCGCCACAAGGCCGCCGAAGACCCGCGTATCCGCACCGTGGGTGGTATGCGCCAACGCCTTGCGCACGCCGCACACGCAACCGAAGAGGTTCTTCACCGCGCATGTCACGCGCATCTGGCAATGGGCCTTGAGGCGAGGGACCGAAAGGATGGCGTCTGCGTCCAGTGCGTGTCGCGAGACGCCTATGGTGGTCGTTCCTCCGCCGCCGTCCGCCACCTCGACCTGTCGCGGCCCATCAAGCTGGATGACGGCAAGCCCGAGGGGGGCCAGCGCGTCAGCAAGGCCGATGCGCGCCGCAACGCCCTGCGCCGTCCCGAAGGCCGGAGAATCGCCCACGGTCACGTGCACGCCATGGGCCTGCAACCAGACACAGGCGGCGCGCACCACTTCAGGATGCGTGCAACACAGCCCGCTGGGCTGAAACCGCAACAGATTGGGCTTGACCAGCACCCGGGCACCGCAGGCCGGTCGCCATCCCGATGCGTCGAGCACGGCACTCACGGCAGCCTCGACCGCGAGGCGGTCATAGCCTGAACACCGGGCAAGGGCGACCACGGCACGGGCAGCATCCCCTTGCAGTCCGCGTGTCCCCGGCGATGCATCCTGCACGCCGTCTGTCACGCCCTCCGCCGGAGGGCATGAACCCGTGGGGGCAGCCGTCGCCGCCTCCGCCCGTCGCCCGTCATCGGGTCGGACTCCACTTGCCATGGGATGACTGCAATCAGGCCGTGGCATCCGCCCCTTCCTCACCGAAACGGGCCATGGCGGCGACGATCATGCGGGCGTGGGCCTTCTCTTGCGAGGCGAGGTCGAGAAAGACGCGCGCGGCATCCTCGCCCAGCCCGCTGCCCTGCACCGCCTCGTCCGCGAGGGTGCGGTAGAGGTCGTATGCGGCGAACTCCAGTTCAAGCGCGAGGTCGGCCACTTCATGGCAATCGCCCGTCGAGGCGGAACGTATCCACGGTTCCAGTTCATCCACGCTGCGTCCGCCTTCGAGGACTCGTCCTTCCAGTGTCTCGAAGAGCGTCTCGAAGGGAGGCAACTCACCGTCTGCGGCAGCCCACCACTTGCGCAATTCGCGGTAGATGACACGGGCGTGTGCCACCTCGACGCCCACCAGCCTGTCCATGAGTTCGCACACCACGGGCCTGCCGCTGGCGGCGCGCACCCGCGTGTAAAGGCCGTGGACAGCCTTCTCCATGTCGATGGCACGCAGCAGCAGACTGCGCATGTCGCTGACGTGGGCGAAGGTCGCAAGGCGTGGTTCGTCGGGCACGGTATGGCCGTCCCAAGCCAGAATCCCCCCCGCAAGGTCGTACAACGGGCCGAGGGTGAGGCCCGATTCCACCGCGAAGGTCAACGCCGCGCGTGAACGCGCCCCGCTTCGGCAGTAGAAGATATGCGTCCTGCCGGGAACAAGCTCATCGAGACGCGCCTCGACCTCGCCCACAGGAATATGTTTTGCCCCGGGCAGATGCCCCTGACGGTATTCGGCCGGTTCGCGCACGTCGACGATCTCATAGTCCGCCTCGTCATGCGTTGCCGTAAGACGCCGTAATTCCTCCGGCGTCATGGTCTCGTAGCCTGCTTTCATGGCTCCCCCCTTCGGGCATCAGCCCATTATGGAACTATGGCGCAACTGGGCGGTCATCGCAATATTCCATCTTTTTTTCGGGGGCAGTGTTTTTTCATGTTGACACCATCGGGCCATAGGGCTAAACACCCTTCTCGCACGTCGGGATGTAGCGCAGCCTGGGAGCGCACTTGAATGGGGTTCAAGGGGTCGAAGGTTCAAATCCTTTCATCCCGACCATTTTGCAAAAAGCACGAGATTACCCCAAGGGGACCAACGCAAGTTGGTCCCCTTTCTCGTTGATGAAGCGAAATGCAAACGGGCAGCCGGGGCTACCCGTTCCGAAACGACTGTTCTGCCAGAATAACGCCTGCCGCCCCTGCACCGGTGCATCTTGCACCATGGTACAGGACGTCAACCGCCCGTCTCCCCCGCAGCAGCCTGCCGCGCTGCCGGATTTCAGTCCCTGCCCCTCTACAATCGGTCAGATGCCATGCCCAATCGGCCCTTCTGCCCGACAATGACGCGGTGCAACGTGCCGTCGCGGCGCATCCTGTCGATGATGGCGTCGACCCGCGGAAGCAGGTGCGCATACCGCCGGTGCAGCACAAGACTCACCGGCACCTTGCGCTTGAAGGTATAGACCACTTCGAACGCATCGCGGGGCAAGTTCAGACGCTCCCCCCAGTACCGGGCTTCAAGGATGTTGACGATGGCGGCGTCCAGCCTCCCGGCAGACAGCTTGCGAAGCATGAGGTCGGTACCGGGCGTGTCCTCGCGCTGCATGTTGCCGTGCGCGAAGGCATCGTCGAAGCCATCGGCGTAGACGTAACCCGGCAGCGTTCCCACCCGGCAACCGGCCACGCAGTCGGGCCCTCCGGGCCTTCGCACCGCGCCCTTGCGCGCCAGCACCACATTCTCCATTTCGAGGATGGGCTTGGAGAAGACCACATGGTCACGCACAGGGCTCATCCATTCGGCCGAAGAGCACGGCAGCATATCCGCACTGCCACGCTCGAACTCCAGCAGGAAACGGGGCTTGCTCCGTTCGACCACCGTGGGATGCCTGCCAAGTTCGCGAGCGACATGCAGTGCCACCTCCATGCACATCCCCTGAGGCGTCCCAAGCACATCGAGCGAAGAGAAAGGGGGCATCGCACTGGTCACGATACGGAATTCCCCCGACATTCCGTCGGGCATGGAACCTGCGCCGCCGCCCGACTCGGCAGTGAGGCCGGGTTGGCGTTCGGCATGGGGTGTTTTGAAACCGGTGTCACCGGCACGATGCCCCTCGTCACTCCGTGCCACACCCGATAAAGATGTCACCAGCGCCAGACAGAAGAGACAGGCCGCCAGCAGTAGGCGCACTTGCGACGCGCGGCCACCGGGAATGCGGCTTGCGCACCCCCCGTTCCGTCGGCGTGTACCGCCTCCGCCACGACGCTCCGTGATTTTTGAAACCATAGAAAAATGCATGGGAGTACGGTATAGCAACCACAGAGTGTGAGCAACGGCTTGCGCCAAGTACGCCGCCCATCGACAAGGAGGCCCACCATGCGTTTCATGCGCCTCATCATTGCAGCATCATTGATCCTTCTCGCCGCCTCGCCCGGTATGGCCGCCGACGGCAAGGCGCTCTTCAATGCCGTGTGTGCCCGCTGCCATGGAACCGACGGCAGCTTCAAACTCAAGGGCAAGACGGCAGTGCAGGTAGAGACGGCCCTTGAGGGCTACAGGCAGGGCACCTACGGAGGGCCGCAGAAGGCGACCATGCAACAGCAGGCCGCCCGCCTCTCTCCCGAGGACATCAAGGCCCTCGCAGCCCATATCGCCACCTTCCAGTGACATAGAACGCTCCCTCATACTCAAGACAAGGAGTCGACCATGATGCAACGTCACCTTTGCCTCACCTTCCTCGTCCTCATCCTGTGCTCAACCCTGCTGGCTGGCTGCGGCTCGAACCGCTACGTTCTCGTGACGAGCGACTATGGCATCCATGTCGCGTCGGGCAAGCCTCGCCTCGACCCCAAGAACGACACGTATTCCTTCCGTGACGAGACCGGCAGCGAAGTGGTCATCCCGCGCGCCGACCTCAAGCAGATGCGCGAGATTCGCGACTGACACCCCCGGCAGGCACGCGCCTTCTGCACTCGGCCGCTGCGTTCACGCCTGACTGAAGGCACCAGCCGGACGCCGCAAGATGCCGTGACGACACCGCACGAGACCCTCCGCACGACGGAGGGTCTTGCCTTCCACCACAGAGGCTTGCCTCCTGTCCGTGCCGCACCGAACCGATTCCGGCACCGCACATACCGGAGGGGTTCCGTTCGGCTTGGCAGGCGTGGCACCATGCCGTACACATCCCGCATGACCACAACCGCCATGACGCCGCCCTCCGCCCCTGCCGCCTGCACGCACGATTCAGGCACACAGCCCATCCATGCAGTGCCCGCCGCTGACAAGCCCGCCGCTGACACGCCCGCACACCCCGCGACTGACGGGGCGTACCGCCTGCTGGTCATGGGTCTTGCCGCAGGATACCACTACGGCGATGTGCGCCCTTTCGTCGCCTCGCTACGCGAAACGGGCTTCGCGGGGGACTGTACCCTTTTCGTCAGTCCCACCACCCGCGACCTTGACCGCATCGCCGCGCATGATGTGGACTGCCGCACCATCGACCGGCAGACCGACTACGAAGCCTTGTCCCATCTGCCTTGGAACGCCTTGCGGTTCTTCATCTACAGGGACCATCTACGGCGTCTGCCCTCCCTTCCGGATGCCGTATTGCTCTGTGATGTGCGCGACATCATCTTCCAGTCCGACCCGGCTGCCCGGTTGTGGGGTACCGGTCTCTGCTGCACGCTGGAAGACAGACGCATGACCGTGGGCGACTGCCCCTACATGCGGCGCTGGATGTGCGGACACCTTGGCGAACCTGCATGGAACGCCATCGCGCACCACAACATCTCGTGTTCCGGCACGGTCGCCGGGGGTGCCAGCGCGGTGCTGTGCTACCTTGACGCCATGTGCGACGCGCTGCTTCCCTTCATGCCCGGCCCCGGCATGGCGGGGTATGACCAGGGGGTGCACAATCACCTGCTGCGCAATGGCGCACTCGGCATCGCACGCCTCACCGACAACAGCAGCGGGCCCATCCTCACCCTCGGGTACAAGACGACCATGCCGGAACGGGACAACGACGGCCGCATTCTGTGCGACGACGGCACGCCCGCGGTCATCGTGCACCAGTACGACAGAATGCCCGGACTCTTCGCAGACGTACGCGCACGCTATGCGCCGCCGCGACGCCCGCGCGAGACCCGGCGACCGCGCAAGACCGACCGGCAACGCCGCAGCGCACACGGCGACACCTCGGCCTGACGCCCCCCGGACGAAAGCCCCCTGTCATCTGTCAACCCCTTGTCACCGGACAGGCATTCTGCTGCAATGCCGCCAAGCCATGATGCAGCGCCCTTGCATCATGGCAGGGACACATTCGGGGGACACACTCAATGGGCACACTCACTGACCGCCTTGCCACGTTGCGCGTGGCGGGCATCTTTTCGACGTCCGGCAACAAGGTGAACAGCCGGGGGACGTCGCGACATCAGGCCGGACGCATCTATCACGGCGCCCGTACCGTCGCTGCCGGGGTTCTTGAGATATGCACCCTTGTGGACGACATGCCCTACTCGGGCCCCATGCTCGAGGCACGGCGCATGGAGGCTCAACGGTTTCTCGCCGTGGCCATGCCCGAACCAGCCTACCTGCTGCACCGCACCCTCCCGCGCCTTGACGACAGGCCCGAAGTGCAGGGCTATCCACGCACACGCGAGGACGTGGTGCGCGGTGCCTGCGGTCAGGCCCTGCTGTTCCTTGCCCACGGACGGGCGGATGCGGCACTGGCCCTGTATGATTTCCTGCTTGCCGAAGGCTGCGCCATCGAAGGCCAGAAGAGAATCATCAACGCCCTCGCCATGGAACTCCGCAAAGACGGCGAACCAGCCAAGGCACTGGCCTGTTTCGAGACATTGCGCGACATCTTCGGCACCGACGAGAATCTGCACTGCAACATGGCACGCTGCTGCCTCGAAACGGGAGACCGGGCCGCCTGTTCCGTCCATGTGGCAGAGGCTTTGCGCATCAACCCCTACTGCGTGCCGGCCCTCCGTTTTGCGGAGTACCTGCGCACGCAGCGGTTCAGACAGGGCTGAACAGGTCCCCGCAACGCCCTGCGGACTCCTTGCCGCAAAGGCAAAGTGCCGTAGGCCCCGGCCTGAAGGGCGGTCTGCATCAAGATGCAGACGCCGCGCCCCCTCACATATCGTGCATGGTTGATGACACGCACAGAAAGGGCACCGCAAAGCGGTGCCCTTTCTGGCGGTTGCCAATACCCGGCAGCCATTCTTCCCAACTGACGGTGCCCACTCCCCAGCCCTACTCGAATATGCTGAAAAGCCCGGTCGCTACCATTCACGCGAGGCCGCGATGAGCACAAGCGCAAGCGCGAATGCCACAAAAAACCACAACATGCTTCCCCCCTCCATAAAAACACGATAGAACATCGCACTGTCGCGTGGAATGGGGGTTTTCCCTACCATCGGCTTCGCACAGGGCTGAATATTTTCATCGTGCCTCTGGCGCTCGAATCGCGGGCGATGTATTCTGGACGGTATGGAGATGCGCACCCCGAAAAACCCCGGCGAAGGCCTCGCCCACCAGTCGTTGCTTCGTCTCGCACCGGGTGGCCCCATACTGGGCCCGGTGCTTTCGGCAATACGTATCCCGGCTTTCACGCTCGACAGCGACGGACTGGTCGTCTTCATGAACGACCCCTTCCTCGACCTTGTGCTACGCCCTGCGGCAGACCTTCTCGGCAAGCCACTCTCCGTCGTCGTGCCCGCCATACATGCCCCTCTCGTGGCTCGGGCCGCGGCAGACATCCTTGCGGGAACGTGCGACGACCTTCTCCTGCCCGTCTCGGGGCAAGGCGGCACCGCCCTGCCCGTCCGTTTCAGGACGGTTCACGCCGTCGATGCCGAAGGGGCCCCTGTCTGCCACGCATTCGCCACCCATGCGCTGCCCAGACGGCATGACGAGAGCCTCCGCTATGCCGAATTGTTCCATCTCTGCCCCGTACCACTGTGGCAACAGGACGTGACAGAGGCACAGCAGGCCATCGACACACTGCGCACATCGGGCGTCCACGACCTGCGGGCCTATTTCGAGGCCCACCCCCACGTGCTTGCCGAATTCGCGCGGCGCATCCGCATCGTCGATGCCAACGAAACCGCCTCCGGGCTCTTCGCCGGATGCCGTGAAGACCTGCTCGACCCCGACCTTTTCATGCGCCTCGGCATGCGCCAGTTCGTCATGGAACTACTTGTGATGCTCGCCTCGGGGGCTGACAGGCTTTCTGTGGAAGCGGCTTGCCGCGCCCTCGACGGTGGAGAACGCGCCCTGCAAATCGAAGCCCGCCTCATGCCCGGCTTCGGCCTGACTGGCATGAGAGTCATCGCCTGCGGCACCGACATCACCGAACGCAACCGCTCGCAGGCGGCCCTTGCCGACTTCCGCAACCTCGTCGAGGCCATGTCGGACAACATGATCGACATGCTCTGGGCCAAGGACACGGAATGCCGCTATATCTTCGCCAACCGTGCCATCCGTGAGAACCTGCTGCACAGCGATGACGAAAGGGTGCTCGGCAGGACCGACCTCCACTTCGCCGAACGCCAGAGGCATCTCGGGCACGAGCACACCTTCGGCGAACTCTGCATCGACAGCGACAGGGTGGTTCTGCAGACCCGCACCTCCGGAAGGTTTCGTGAGGACGGCAAGGTGCAGGGGCGCTACCTCATGCTCGACGTGCAGAAATCGCCACTCTACGACAGGCAGGGCAAACTGTTGGGCACCGTGGGCACGGGACGCGACATCACCCTGCTCAAGGCGCAGGAAGACGCCTTGCTACGCAGCCAGCAACTGCTCAAGTGGACGGTGGAGGCATCCACCGACACCATCTGGCAGTACGACGTGGTGCACGACCGGTTCCTGTGCAACAACAGGTGCCCCGGTCTGCTGGCGCTCTCCGACGCGGAAGATGAGTGCCACTGTCGCCACAGGGCCGACCCGGCCGACGCGGAACTGCTGCTGCACAACCTGCGTAACGGGCAGGGCGGGGACAAGGGTTTCAGCATGGAACTACGCCTTCGCGACGACGAAGGCGTGTGGCACTGGATGTATTGCCGTGGCAAGGTGGTGGAATACGATGAGGAAGGCAGGCCCACGCTGGTCG
This window encodes:
- a CDS encoding YgdI/YgdR family lipoprotein: MMQRHLCLTFLVLILCSTLLAGCGSNRYVLVTSDYGIHVASGKPRLDPKNDTYSFRDETGSEVVIPRADLKQMREIRD
- a CDS encoding DUF362 domain-containing protein, which gives rise to MASGVRPDDGRRAEAATAAPTGSCPPAEGVTDGVQDASPGTRGLQGDAARAVVALARCSGYDRLAVEAAVSAVLDASGWRPACGARVLVKPNLLRFQPSGLCCTHPEVVRAACVWLQAHGVHVTVGDSPAFGTAQGVAARIGLADALAPLGLAVIQLDGPRQVEVADGGGGTTTIGVSRHALDADAILSVPRLKAHCQMRVTCAVKNLFGCVCGVRKALAHTTHGADTRVFGGLVADIFAALPPVAALCDAVTCMHVTGPAGGEPFGLGLMGASVSPAALDAVCCSVIGLDPSVVPLWGEMRRRGFPGTDPADMDYPLEGPSAFDGRGFVVPGVLKDVSFAPGVLLRSLCRRVLSSLRG
- a CDS encoding ATP-binding protein, which encodes MRTPKNPGEGLAHQSLLRLAPGGPILGPVLSAIRIPAFTLDSDGLVVFMNDPFLDLVLRPAADLLGKPLSVVVPAIHAPLVARAAADILAGTCDDLLLPVSGQGGTALPVRFRTVHAVDAEGAPVCHAFATHALPRRHDESLRYAELFHLCPVPLWQQDVTEAQQAIDTLRTSGVHDLRAYFEAHPHVLAEFARRIRIVDANETASGLFAGCREDLLDPDLFMRLGMRQFVMELLVMLASGADRLSVEAACRALDGGERALQIEARLMPGFGLTGMRVIACGTDITERNRSQAALADFRNLVEAMSDNMIDMLWAKDTECRYIFANRAIRENLLHSDDERVLGRTDLHFAERQRHLGHEHTFGELCIDSDRVVLQTRTSGRFREDGKVQGRYLMLDVQKSPLYDRQGKLLGTVGTGRDITLLKAQEDALLRSQQLLKWTVEASTDTIWQYDVVHDRFLCNNRCPGLLALSDAEDECHCRHRADPADAELLLHNLRNGQGGDKGFSMELRLRDDEGVWHWMYCRGKVVEYDEEGRPTLVVGANTDITERKRFETELRQARDDAEAANKAKSIFLANMSHEIRTPLNGVLGMLQLLEDAPLTSDQQELLHVASQSSRNLLTVINDILDFTRLGSVAPSFASDPFDAAGALYTVRDTLATGAKDKDIRIETDISPNVPPLLIGDVTRFRQILFNLVGNAVKFTQQGTVRISLHGLERHSPAGALRMLLMVEDSGIGIPQDMLGNVFEPFFQVDGSYRRRYPGTGLGLGIVRSLVHGMGGTIAIDSEEGAGTTIACTLMFGRIEKTPEGVTEGFETGAGLKVLVVEDDHISRVAASRMLERLGHYPVVASSAVEGIAMLRQQTFDCVLMDIQMPEMDGLELTEALRSGLVPGVEDIPVLALTAHVLTEERRDFMSRGISGYLAKPLEMDILAKALTQIPPGGKGHAAIIARADTSPI
- a CDS encoding methyl-accepting chemotaxis protein, whose product is MLRNYSIATRVIALLVFMVLFVGGVMAAYHHTIDKVSGLGVEETQKVMLEQEKMKLQVATHSASLALGELTAHLTDDEAKVAAIRKAIDGIRFEKDKSGYFFVYRGTVNVALPTKKEVQGKDLGGAKDKNNVFYVRELSQRAAQGGGFVEYVFDKPGKGDQPKLAYAEAIPGTDYWIGTGVYIDNIDATKTAISKDMGDVVADEVTRLFLIIAAVLVLGVIPLCVLIITGIVRPLREATGAAQGVAAGNLDIRIVEQGRDEVAQLQKALNSMVATLRTNMDDIKAKEAEANRQADVARDAARQADEARMKAAAATREGMLTAASRLEGVVKRINGATSDLERRAGDIDRGTDNQLARIGETATAMEEMNATVLEVARNAGRAAEQTDSSRAQAENGAEMVSRTVKAMEDLKQLATGLKDNMHRLGQQSEAIGHVMNVINDIADQTNLLALNAAIEAARAGEAGRGFAVVADEVRKLAEKTMGATKEVGDSIRAIQGLARTNVDSMDEAVSAIDGAARLSSSSGDLLKEIVRTAHDAAGQVQAIVAAAEEQSAASEEITRSVEDINRIARDSGELIRAANNDIRDLAEQAEELHQLINALKNDA
- a CDS encoding c-type cytochrome, coding for MRFMRLIIAASLILLAASPGMAADGKALFNAVCARCHGTDGSFKLKGKTAVQVETALEGYRQGTYGGPQKATMQQQAARLSPEDIKALAAHIATFQ
- a CDS encoding rhodanese-like domain-containing protein, with product MKAGYETMTPEELRRLTATHDEADYEIVDVREPAEYRQGHLPGAKHIPVGEVEARLDELVPGRTHIFYCRSGARSRAALTFAVESGLTLGPLYDLAGGILAWDGHTVPDEPRLATFAHVSDMRSLLLRAIDMEKAVHGLYTRVRAASGRPVVCELMDRLVGVEVAHARVIYRELRKWWAAADGELPPFETLFETLEGRVLEGGRSVDELEPWIRSASTGDCHEVADLALELEFAAYDLYRTLADEAVQGSGLGEDAARVFLDLASQEKAHARMIVAAMARFGEEGADATA
- a CDS encoding substrate-binding periplasmic protein, whose amino-acid sequence is MPDGMSGEFRIVTSAMPPFSSLDVLGTPQGMCMEVALHVARELGRHPTVVERSKPRFLLEFERGSADMLPCSSAEWMSPVRDHVVFSKPILEMENVVLARKGAVRRPGGPDCVAGCRVGTLPGYVYADGFDDAFAHGNMQREDTPGTDLMLRKLSAGRLDAAIVNILEARYWGERLNLPRDAFEVVYTFKRKVPVSLVLHRRYAHLLPRVDAIIDRMRRDGTLHRVIVGQKGRLGMASDRL
- a CDS encoding tetratricopeptide repeat protein; this translates as MGTLTDRLATLRVAGIFSTSGNKVNSRGTSRHQAGRIYHGARTVAAGVLEICTLVDDMPYSGPMLEARRMEAQRFLAVAMPEPAYLLHRTLPRLDDRPEVQGYPRTREDVVRGACGQALLFLAHGRADAALALYDFLLAEGCAIEGQKRIINALAMELRKDGEPAKALACFETLRDIFGTDENLHCNMARCCLETGDRAACSVHVAEALRINPYCVPALRFAEYLRTQRFRQG